The following are encoded in a window of Castanea sativa cultivar Marrone di Chiusa Pesio chromosome 5, ASM4071231v1 genomic DNA:
- the LOC142637429 gene encoding cationic amino acid transporter 1-like, whose translation MGENGSQEGVWKRGCSFAKNKFLPDESFRSWGNYVRALKDTPHRLKDRVLTRSLEETELVDMKARSQHEMKKTLSWWDLIWFGIGAVIGAGIFVLTGLEAQQHAGPAVVLSYVISGISALLSVFCYTEFAVEIPVAGGSFAYLRVELGDFVGFIAAGNILLEYVIGGAAVARSWTSYFATLLNHHPNDFRIVAHSLSPDYRYLDPIAIAVLAIICVMAVISTKGSSIFNYIATIIHIAVLLFIIIAGLTKADTKNYSDFVPFGVRGIFQASAVLFFAYIGFDAVATMAEETKNPGRDIPIGLVGSMVITTLIYCLLAVTLCIMQSYKDIDVDAPFSVAFEAVGMGWAKYIVAAGALKGMTTVLLAAAVGQARYLTHIGRTHMLPPWLAIVNEKTGTPVNATVVMLAATAIIAFFTSLGILSNLLSISTLFIFMLVAIGLLVRRYYVSGVTTTANHIKFVVFLALILGSSIAIAIYWASSDGWIGYAVTLPIWLLSTTGLWVFVPQARVPKVWGVPLVPWLPSLSIAINIFLLGSLDKASFERFGIFTLAIIVYYFFFGLHASYDTAREASSAKQMKNVEEGAVN comes from the exons ATGGGAGAAAACGGTAGCCAGGAAGGTGTTTGGAAACGAGGGTGCTCGTTcgcaaaaaacaaatttctccCAGATGAATCTTTTCGAAGCTGGGGAAACTATGTGAGAGCATTGAAGGACACACCACATAGGCTGAAAGATCGAGTGCTGACTCGGTCGTTGGAGGAGACGGAGCTTGTGGATATGAAGGCACGGAGCCAGCACGAGATGAAGAAGACACTGTCGTGGTGGGACCTAATATGGTTTGGTATAGGAGCTGTGATTGGAGCTGGTATCTTCGTCCTTACAGGGCTTGAGGCTCAACAACATGCAGGACCTGCTGTTGTATTGTCCTACGTCATTTCGGGTATCTCTGCATTGCTCTCTGTTTTTTGCTACACAGAATTCGCCGTTGAGATCCCAGTTGCAG GTGGATCATTTGCCTATTTAAGGGTTGAGCTGGGTGATTTCGTGGGCTTCATTGCTGCCGGAAACATCCTACTCGAGTACGTGATTGGTGGAGCAGCGGTTGCCCGTTCTTGGACATCCTACTTTGCCACACTCTTGAACCACCATCCAAATGATTTCCGCATTGTAGCCCATAGTTTATCACCAGACTACAGATACCTCGACCCCATTGCCATTGCTGTCTTGGCTATCATTTGTGTTATGGCTGTTATAAGCACAAAGGGCTCCTCAATATTCAATTACATTGCCACCATCATCCATATTGCTgtccttctcttcatcatcattGCAGGCCTTACAAAAGCTGACACCAAAAATTACAGCGATTTTGTACCATTTGGCGTCCGTGGCATCTTTCAAGCATCAGCAGTGCTTTTCTTTGCCTATATTGGATTTGATGCTGTCGCAACCATGGCTGAGGAAACAAAGAATCCTGGTCGGGACATTCCTATTGGTCTTGTTGGTTCAATGGTGATTACTACATTGATATATTGTTTACTAGCTGTGACACTATGCATAATGCAATCATACAAAGATATTGATGTAGATGCACCATTTTCTGTGGCATTTGAAGCCGTAGGTATGGGATGGGCTAAGTACATAGTTGCTGCTGGTGCATTGAAGGGAATGACAACAGTTTTGCTTGCAGCAGCAGTGGGTCAAGCTCGATATCTCACACATATTGGACGTACACACATGTTGCCCCCATGGCTCGCCATTGTGAATGAGAAAACTGGGACTCCTGTCAATGCCACAGTGGTCATGCTTGCTGCCACTGCAATAATTGCCTTCTTCACATCGCTTGGGATTCTCTCAAACTTGCTCTCAATCTCCACACTGTTTATCTTCATGCTTGTGGCTATTGGCCTTCTTGTGCGTCGATACTATGTTAGTGGTGTGACAACAACAGCAAACCATATCAAGTTCGTTGTGTTTCTTGCCCTTATTCTTGGATCTTCAATTGCGATTGCTATTTATTGGGCCTCATCTGATGGTTGGATTGGGTACGCAGTAACTCTACCAATTTGGCTCTTGTCCACTACTGGGCTTTGGGTTTTTGTTCCACAGGCCAGGGTACCAAAAGTTTGGGGCGTACCATTGGTGCCATGGCTGCCATCATTATCAATTGCCATCAACATTTTCCTTCTTGGGTCTTTAGATAAAGCATCGTTCGAAAGGTTCGGGATATTCACTCTAGCAATAATTgtttactatttcttttttggattacATGCGTCCTATGACACAGCCAGGGAAGCTAGCAGTGCCAAACAGATGAAAAATGTTGAAGAGGGGGCCGTGAATTAG
- the LOC142635468 gene encoding uncharacterized protein LOC142635468, which produces MNRSLLYKLILDDSDEDEIIEELVMETSQPKHRRSIRRNHLAGHERLFLDYFAPTPVYPLALFRRRFRMKRSLFLRIQSKVEAHDSYFVQKRNSANKLGLSSLQKITAALRMLAYGVSGDLLDEYVRIGETTALESQYCGHIREPTIVLEAAASYDLWIWHAFFGLLGSNNDINVLERSHVFNELAEGRGPAVHYSINGHDYTIGYYLADGIYPKWATFVKTIPSPQGPKRKLFAATQEAHRKDVERAFGVLQAHFAIVRGHTLFHLETLQKIMKACIILHNMIVEDERNDNEVVNLDCEQIDGVDNPPMQVLHEQNDEFLSCIERYGRIRDRDIHFQLQKDLVEHLWQLHGES; this is translated from the exons ATGAATCGCTCTTTGTTGTACAAGTTGATTCTTGATGACTCAGATGAGGATGAGATAATCGAAGAACTTGTTATGGAAACATCACAACCTAAACATCGTCGCTCTATTCGACGTAATCATTTGGCAGGCCATGAGAGGCTTTTTCTTGATTACTTTGCTCCCACGCCAGTATATCCACTCGCTTTATTTCGTAGGAGATTTCGGATGAAGCGTTCTCTTTTTCTCCGTATTCAATCTAAGGTAGAAGCTCATGACTCTTACTttgtccaaaaaagaaatagtgcCAACAAACTTGGTTTATCTTCATTACAAAAGATAACTGCTGCACTTAGAATGCTTGCGTATGGAGTATCGGGGGATTTGCTAGATGAATATGTGCGGATTGGAGAAACTACTGCAttagaaa GTCAATATTGTGGTCATATTCGTGAGCCTACTATTGTTTTGGAGGCAGCAGCATCATATGATCTTTGGATATGGCATGCATTTTTTGGGTTACTTGGGtcaaataatgatattaatgtgTTAGAGCGGTCTCATGTATTTAATGAACTTGCTGAAGGACGTGGTCCTGCAGTACATTACTCAATCAATGGTCATGACTACACAATAGGATATTACCTTGCTGATGGTATATATCCAAAGTGGGCAACATTTGTGAAAACAATCCCATCTCCACAAGGACCTAAGCGAAAATTATTTGCAGCAACCCAAGAGGCGCATAGGAAGGATGTTGAGCGTGCATTTGGAGTGCTTCAAGCACATTTCGCAATTGTCCGTGGACACACGCTTTTCCATCTTGAAACACTCCAAAAGATCATGAAAGCGTGTATAATTCTCCATAACatgattgttgaagatgaacgGAATGATAATGAAGTGGTAAACTTGGATTGTGAACAAATTGATGGAGTGGATAATCCTCCTATgcaagtgttacatgaacaaaATGATGAATTTCTGTCATGCATTGAGAGGTATGGACGCATTAGAGACCGAGACATTCATTTTCAACTCCAGAAGGACCTTGTTGAACATTTATGGCAATTGCATGGCGAGTCGTAG